One window of Phycisphaeraceae bacterium genomic DNA carries:
- a CDS encoding proline--tRNA ligase, translating to MLSNTQPAGASAAKKSVVSSVRSGVCHRWTKSLIPTTREAPNDAETPSHILLHRAGFIRQVGAGIYDYLPLAHRVLNKIGAIVREEMDGAGATEMLMPALEPFELFDGTKRDQDYGDNLFRVKDRKGRMNALAPTHEEVITDLMKGSIASYKQLPLNLYQVQTKFRDEARPRAGLLRCREFIMKDAYSFHMSVEGAGGLNEAYDAMYHAYTNIFTRCGLDFTAVEAESGPIGGSASHEFMVNCASGEDTILKCPVTGYAANMEKCEIGERQRGTFQEPATGEWTEVHTPNLPGIDEVGKAMGVKPERMLKTIVFGVGEGESTSIKWIIATVRGDQDVNEGKVKALSGFKKIAMADEKAARAAGFAIGYVSPKTVNSVPGTLLLIDSDASMGGFWATGADKADYHGKHFNWRRDVGAALDDASKVKVGDLRNAKEGDPSPRSPGAKLVAARGIEVGHIFKLGTKYSDAMSFAILNAQQQKQSVIMGCYGIGVSRTMAACVEQNNDANGIAWPAPIAPYHVLITLMKPEDQKQSEVAGKIACELVGKGVDVLIDDRDERAGVKFKDADLVGIPIRLTLGDKALEQGGVEYKTRRDTGKGEIVPLGDVAAKCLTVINGQ from the coding sequence ATGTTGTCAAACACGCAGCCCGCGGGGGCTTCCGCCGCGAAAAAGTCGGTCGTTTCTTCCGTTCGTTCCGGTGTCTGTCATCGGTGGACCAAGTCGCTCATTCCGACGACGCGCGAAGCGCCAAACGATGCGGAAACTCCGAGCCACATCCTGCTCCATCGCGCCGGATTTATCCGCCAGGTCGGCGCGGGAATCTACGACTACCTGCCGCTCGCGCACCGCGTGCTGAACAAGATCGGCGCGATCGTGCGCGAGGAAATGGACGGGGCCGGCGCGACCGAGATGCTGATGCCGGCGCTCGAGCCGTTCGAACTCTTCGATGGCACCAAGCGCGATCAGGACTACGGCGACAACCTGTTCCGCGTGAAGGACCGCAAGGGTCGCATGAACGCGCTCGCGCCGACCCACGAAGAAGTCATCACCGATCTGATGAAGGGCTCGATCGCGAGCTACAAGCAACTCCCGCTCAACCTGTATCAAGTCCAGACAAAATTCCGGGACGAAGCGCGTCCGCGCGCGGGGTTGCTCCGCTGCCGCGAGTTCATCATGAAGGATGCGTACTCGTTCCACATGAGCGTGGAAGGAGCGGGGGGGCTGAACGAGGCGTACGACGCGATGTACCACGCGTACACCAACATCTTCACGCGCTGCGGCCTCGATTTCACCGCCGTCGAAGCCGAGTCCGGCCCGATCGGCGGCAGCGCCAGCCACGAGTTCATGGTCAACTGCGCCAGCGGCGAAGACACGATTCTCAAATGTCCGGTGACCGGCTACGCGGCGAACATGGAAAAGTGCGAGATCGGCGAGCGCCAGCGCGGCACGTTTCAGGAGCCCGCGACCGGTGAATGGACCGAGGTTCACACGCCCAATCTCCCCGGCATCGATGAAGTCGGGAAGGCGATGGGGGTGAAGCCCGAGCGCATGCTGAAGACGATTGTCTTTGGCGTCGGCGAAGGCGAAAGCACGTCGATCAAGTGGATCATCGCCACGGTGCGCGGCGATCAAGACGTGAACGAAGGAAAAGTCAAAGCGCTCTCCGGCTTCAAGAAGATCGCGATGGCGGACGAGAAGGCGGCGCGTGCCGCAGGCTTTGCGATCGGATATGTATCGCCAAAGACGGTCAACTCCGTTCCCGGAACGCTACTCCTCATCGACAGCGACGCCTCGATGGGCGGCTTCTGGGCCACTGGCGCCGACAAGGCCGACTATCACGGGAAGCATTTCAATTGGCGTCGCGACGTCGGAGCGGCGCTCGACGATGCATCGAAAGTGAAAGTGGGGGACTTGCGCAACGCGAAGGAAGGCGATCCGTCGCCCCGCTCACCCGGCGCGAAGCTCGTCGCCGCCCGCGGTATCGAGGTCGGCCACATCTTCAAGCTGGGAACGAAATACTCCGACGCGATGAGCTTCGCCATCCTGAACGCGCAGCAGCAGAAGCAGAGCGTGATCATGGGCTGCTACGGCATCGGCGTCAGCCGCACAATGGCGGCGTGCGTCGAGCAGAACAACGACGCGAACGGGATCGCCTGGCCCGCGCCGATCGCACCGTATCACGTGCTTATCACGCTCATGAAGCCGGAAGATCAAAAGCAAAGTGAAGTCGCCGGAAAGATCGCGTGCGAGCTCGTCGGCAAGGGAGTTGACGTGCTGATCGACGATCGCGACGAACGCGCCGGCGTGAAATTCAAAGACGCCGATCTTGTCGGTATCCCGATCCGGTTGACCCTCGGTGACAAAGCGCTCGAACAGGGGGGTGTCGAGTACAAGACTCGGCGAGACACCGGCAAAGGCGAGATCGTTCCGCTCGGCGACGTCGCTGCGAAATGCCTGACGGTCATCAACGGGCAGTAA
- a CDS encoding GNAT family N-acetyltransferase has protein sequence MIKCIYATIPPELEQAKGLFREYSESIAYLCAASFAQQNLEEELRSLPGKYALPRGCILLAMDGEAAVGCVALRPIEPAPHDSPGERICEMKRLYAKPETRGRGVGRLLCEELIRFAKQGGYTLMKLDTEPELKSACRLYRSLGFIEIPRYNDDPKPETLYMGLRLV, from the coding sequence ATGATCAAGTGCATTTACGCGACAATTCCACCGGAGCTAGAACAAGCGAAGGGTCTTTTTCGCGAGTATTCCGAAAGCATCGCCTATCTCTGCGCCGCCAGCTTCGCTCAGCAGAATCTCGAAGAAGAACTCCGTTCACTCCCGGGTAAGTACGCGCTCCCGCGCGGCTGCATCCTGCTTGCGATGGACGGCGAGGCCGCCGTCGGCTGCGTCGCCCTCCGCCCGATCGAGCCCGCCCCGCACGACAGCCCCGGCGAACGCATCTGCGAGATGAAGCGCCTCTACGCCAAACCCGAAACCCGCGGCAGGGGGGTCGGACGCTTGCTCTGCGAAGAACTCATCCGATTCGCAAAGCAGGGGGGCTACACGCTCATGAAGCTCGACACCGAGCCGGAACTCAAGTCCGCATGCAGGCTCTATCGCTCGCTTGGCTTCATTGAAATCCCACGATACAACGACGACCCGAAACCCGAGACGCTTTACATGGGGCTGCGGCTCGTCTGA
- a CDS encoding helix-turn-helix domain-containing protein: MSPTHRAHPLFETPLIGIGVLHIPADHPEWRQARTGYCWPAIGLPRIPYLVTVESDSPTVIDRNTVYFTNVGFTYRRRNLTPHGLRNDWVDIRPELLAEMLTAATGRKHDPTSRFPWNFGPSPTAPLLRLHALNSVLVEGNGRNGLRVEETVLESISEIIEANVQARSTVRRRRPSPAQARFHRESVDEVRRVLATNPEHSHGLESLAAGVCMSPFHLCRVFKRHTGLPVHRYLERLRLRRALSCVLDTKDRMISIAAKCGFCSEAHLSNAFLREFGHRPSRLRRDRTLALTPALCI; encoded by the coding sequence ATGTCGCCGACGCATCGCGCGCACCCGCTGTTCGAAACGCCGCTCATCGGAATCGGCGTCCTGCACATTCCCGCCGATCACCCGGAATGGAGACAGGCACGAACAGGCTATTGCTGGCCCGCAATCGGCTTGCCTCGAATCCCCTACTTGGTGACGGTCGAAAGTGACTCGCCGACGGTGATCGACCGCAACACGGTGTACTTCACGAATGTCGGGTTCACATATCGCCGCCGCAATCTCACCCCTCACGGCCTTCGCAACGACTGGGTTGATATTCGGCCCGAGTTGCTCGCGGAGATGCTGACCGCAGCCACGGGTCGAAAGCACGACCCCACCTCTCGTTTTCCCTGGAACTTTGGTCCATCACCCACAGCCCCCCTGCTGCGCCTGCACGCTTTGAATTCGGTTCTCGTGGAGGGAAACGGTCGCAACGGGCTTCGAGTCGAGGAGACCGTGCTGGAGTCAATCTCCGAAATCATCGAGGCGAACGTGCAGGCCCGAAGCACCGTCCGGCGTAGACGCCCTTCCCCCGCTCAGGCGAGGTTTCACAGGGAATCGGTTGACGAGGTGCGTCGCGTGCTTGCGACGAACCCGGAGCACTCCCACGGCCTTGAAAGCCTGGCGGCGGGGGTGTGCATGTCACCATTTCATCTCTGCCGCGTCTTCAAGCGCCACACCGGTCTGCCGGTCCATCGCTACCTGGAACGCCTCAGGCTGCGTCGGGCGCTGTCCTGCGTGCTCGACACCAAGGACCGGATGATCTCGATCGCTGCCAAGTGCGGGTTCTGCAGCGAAGCTCATTTGTCGAACGCCTTCCTTCGCGAGTTTGGCCATCGTCCGAGCCGCCTGCGGCGGGATCGCACGCTCGCTTTGACGCCAGCTCTTTGTATTTAA